In Deferribacterota bacterium, the sequence AAGCCTATTATACAATGTATGTAACTCTAAAGCCTCAAGCTCTTTTTTTAATTCTTCTCTTTGCTCTTTAGTTTCAATTAATTTTAGATTTTCAATAATTTTAAGTTCTGTTAAACTCTTAGATAAATACGCTATTTCTTTACCAGCTAATAATTTTTCCTTAACAGAGCCTTTTATTTTATCAATATTGGCATAGATATCATCTAAAGAATTAAATTCTCTAAGTAGTTTTTTTGCTGTTACACTCCCAATACCTTTAACGCCTGGTATGTTATCTGAGGCATCCCCTGTTAATGCTAGAAAATCGGGAATTTGATTTGACTCTACCCCAAATTTTTCTAATACTCCTTTACTATCTATTATGTGATCTCTAATATCATCATATATCTTAATTCTGTCAGATACTAACTGATAAATATCTTTATCTTTAGTAACAAGAACAATCTCCTTGGTATCAAATTTATTAATAATAGTATAAATAATATCATCAGCTTCAAACCCTTCTAAGGCATAAACTGGTATGCCCATTAAAGGTAAAATTTTTTTAAGCTTCTCTATCTGTGGGATTAAGTCATCAGGGGTTGCCTCCCTTTCAGCCTTATACTCTTTCAGTTTTCTATGTCTTTCAGTTTCTCCTTTAGAATCAAAAGATACAATGATTTGTTCTGGTTTTAATTTATTTTTTATCTTTAAAAGTGTATTAATAAATGTATGTATAACCCCTGTTGGAAAACCACTGCTTGTCATAAGTGGTGGTGTTTTATAAAATGCTCTATAAGCTATAGAATGGCCATCAATTATAACTATCATTAACTAATATAGGTTAACCATTTTTTGTATTTATCATTTTTCCCTTTAACAATATCAAAAAACTCCTCTTGCAACATATTTGTAATATTACCAATACGTCCTTTACCAACAACTCTACCATCAAGCTCCCTAATTGGTGTAATCTCAGCTGCTGTACCAGTTAAAAAGGCTTCATCTGCTATATATATATCATCCCTTGTAAATCTTCTCTCAACTACTTCAAGGCCTTTATCTTTTGCAATCTCTATAACTGACTCCCTTGTTATTCCTCTTAATACAGATGTTAATGGTGTTGTTATTAGCTTATTATCTTGTAAAATAAATATATTCTCTCCTGTACCTTCTGATACATAACCATCTGCATCTAAAAATATTGCTTCATCATATCCATCTAATACTGCTTCTTTTTTAGCCAAAACTGAGGTCATATAGTTCCCACATGCCTTAGACCTTGTTGCTACACTATTAACATGATAACGAACAAAAGTTGACGTTTTAACTTTTACACCACCCTTCAAGGCTTCTTCTCCTAGATAAGCCCCCCAAGGCCACACAGCTATTACAACCTCAATGGGATGACTATTGTCAACATAAACACCAAGACTTTTTAATCCATAGAATGCAATTGGCCTTATATAACAAGCTTTAAAGCTATTTTTTAATATTAATTCAATAATATTTTTTTTAAGCTCATCTAATGAATATTTTATATCCATCATAAATACCTTTGCTGAATTTATGAAACGCTTTAAATGATCTTCTAGTCTAAAAATAGCAGAGCCATTAACACATTCATAACATCTTATGCCTTCAAATACACCTAATCCATAATGTAGCGTATGAACTAATACACTAACTTTTGCCTCCTCAAAGCTAATAAAATCACCATTTTTCCAAATATATTTT encodes:
- a CDS encoding 5'-3' exonuclease H3TH domain-containing protein — its product is MIVIIDGHSIAYRAFYKTPPLMTSSGFPTGVIHTFINTLLKIKNKLKPEQIIVSFDSKGETERHRKLKEYKAEREATPDDLIPQIEKLKKILPLMGIPVYALEGFEADDIIYTIINKFDTKEIVLVTKDKDIYQLVSDRIKIYDDIRDHIIDSKGVLEKFGVESNQIPDFLALTGDASDNIPGVKGIGSVTAKKLLREFNSLDDIYANIDKIKGSVKEKLLAGKEIAYLSKSLTELKIIENLKLIETKEQREELKKELEALELHTLYNRL
- a CDS encoding branched-chain amino acid transaminase — protein: MFEEIKYIWKNGDFISFEEAKVSVLVHTLHYGLGVFEGIRCYECVNGSAIFRLEDHLKRFINSAKVFMMDIKYSLDELKKNIIELILKNSFKACYIRPIAFYGLKSLGVYVDNSHPIEVVIAVWPWGAYLGEEALKGGVKVKTSTFVRYHVNSVATRSKACGNYMTSVLAKKEAVLDGYDEAIFLDADGYVSEGTGENIFILQDNKLITTPLTSVLRGITRESVIEIAKDKGLEVVERRFTRDDIYIADEAFLTGTAAEITPIRELDGRVVGKGRIGNITNMLQEEFFDIVKGKNDKYKKWLTYIS